The Dehalococcoidia bacterium DNA window ATGGCGCTGCACACGGGCGAGGCGGACCTGCGCGAGGGCGACTACTACGGCGCCGCCGTCAACCGCTGCGCTCGCCTGCGCGCCGCGGGGCACGGCGGCCAGGTGCTGCTCTCCGCGGCGACCGCCCGGCTGGTGCGCGAGACACTGCCGCCCGGCGCGACGCTCACCGAGCTGGGCCGCCATCGCCTGCGCGATCTGAGCGAACCTGAGCAGGTCTTCCAGCTTGCTGCGGCCGGCTTGCCCGAAACCTTCCCGCCGCTGAACACGCTCGATGCCCGCCCCAACAACCTGCCGCTCGCGCTCACCAGCTTCATCGGGCGCGAGGACGAGGTCGCGGCCGTCGCCGCGTTGCTGCGCCACGCCGGTACCCGCCTCGTCACCATTACGGGCGTCGGCGGCGCCGGTAAGACCCGGCTCGCACTCCAGGTCGCCGCCGCATTGCTCGACGACTTCCCCGATGGCGTCCTCTTCGTCGACCTCGCGCCCCTTACGGACCCGACGCTGGTTGCCTCCGCCATCGCCCACGTGCTGGGCATCTCCGAGACCGGCGCCCGTCCGCTCGCGCAGAGCCTCGCCATCGCCCTGCACGACCGCGCCACCCTGCTGCTGCTGGACAACTTCGAGCAGCTGATGCCCGCCGCAGCGCTCGTGGCCGAGTTGCTCGCGGCCTGCCCCCGCCTGCGGCTGCTCACGACCAGTCGCGCACCCCTGCGTGTCACCGGCGAGCGCGAGTACCCTTTGGCCCCGCTGCCGGTGCCCGAAGATGGTCGCACGGCTCCCGGTGTCGCGGCACAGAACGCGGCGGTGGCGCTGTTTGTGGACCGGGCCCGCGCCGTGCTGCCGGGTTTCGGGCTGACGGACGGCAACGCGGCGGCGGTGGCGGCGATCTGCGCCCGGCTGGACGGACTGCCGCTGGCGATCGAGCTGGCGGCCGGCCGTGCCCGGCTGCTGCCGCCGGAAGCGTTGCTGGCGCGGCTAGAGCGCCGCCTGCCGCTGCTGGTTGGCGGGGCGCGGGATGCGCCGCTCCGCCAGCAGACGCTGCGCAACGCGATCGCCTGGAGCTACGACCTGTTGGGACCGGCGGAGCAAGCGCTGCTGCGGCGGTTGGCGGTCTTCGTGACTGGGTTCGGTCTGGAGATGGCGGAGGCCGTCTGCTCGGCCGAGGCCGGCGCCGCCGGTGAAGTCTTGGAGGGGATCGCGACGCTAGCGGAGCACAGCCTGCTGCAGCCACGGCCGGCGGTTGCGGGCGAGCCGCGCTTCGCGATGCTGGAGACGATCCGCGAGTTCGCCCTGGAGCGGCTGGCGGAGAGCGGTGAGGAAGCGGCGGTGCGCGAGCGCCACGCGCGGGCGCTGCTGGCGCTGGCGGAGGCGTCGGAGCCGGGGATGAAGGGGGCGCAACACGGGGTGTGGCAGGCGCGCCTGACCGCCGACCGCGATAACCTGCGCCTGGCGCTGGGCTGGCTGCGGGCCAAGGGGCAGATCGAGGAGGCATTGAACTTCGTCGGCGCGCTGTGGCTCTGGTTCCACACCGGGGCCACGCAGGAGGACCGGCGCCAGATCGAGGAACTGCTGGCCCTGCCCGCCGCGGCCGGCTGCGGCGCGGCCCGGGCCCGGGCGCTCTTCACTGCGGGCAGGGTCGCCCTTCAATACGGTTTATCCCGTACCTCTGTCGCCAGGTTCGCGGGGAGCGCGGCGCGCTGGCGTGAGCTGGGAGACAGCCGCAGCCGTGCGCTCGCCCAGGCAGGGCAGGCGGCCGCATTGAGTTACAGCGAGCCGGCTGCAGCCCGGCTGCTGGCCGAGGACAGCGTGGCGGCGCTGCGGTCCAGCGGCGATCAATTTGGCCTCGGTTGGGCCCTGGATGCACAGGTGATGTCGGTGCTCAACGGGGGCGATCCGGACGCCGCCAAGCCACTATGTGAAGAGGCTCTGGCCATCTTCAGTGAACTGGGCGACCCGTGGGCGCCGGCGCGGCCACTCTTCTACCTCGGCCTCATCGCCTTCGCCCAGGGTGATGACGCCGAGGCGATCGCGCTGGCGGAGCGATCGATAGCGCTGGAGCGGGCCTCAGGTGCTCGGCTCGTCTTGCCGCACGGGATCGAGCTGGCGGGCCGCGCCGCCCTGCGTCGGGGAGAGGTAGGGCGGGCGGAGGCAGCGCTCGCGGAAGCGCTGCGGCTGCGATGGGAGGACGGCATACTCTGGGGCACAGCCCAGAACCTGAGCGCGTTCGGGCTGAGCGCCGTCGCGCGTGGCGCCCTGCCGGCGGCGGTGCGGCTCTTCGCCGCTGCCTCCGCACTCGAATCAGCCAGTGAAACGGGCTTGCGACCGGCGTACAGGGCGGACGCGGAGCGGGCACTGAGGTCGGCCCGCGAGGAACTGGGCGAGGGCGGCTTCGCGCAGGCCTGGCGGGAGGGCCGTGCGCTCACACCGGCTCAGGCCGTGGCAGCAGCGCTGGCCCTGGCCGCGGAGCCCGTGCCGGAGGAACCTGCCGCGGCGGCGCTGGCACGCGAGCCGGCTCCCGGTGCGGGGTAGACAGCGGCGCGGGGCGTCAGCGTCCCTCGAGCCAGAGCACGATGCGGCCGAAGTCATCGGCAAGCAGGAGCCGGGCTTCGTGCAGGAAGGCACGCCACTGCGCCAGGCTGCGAAGGTCGGGGTGGTCGGCGAAGGCGAGCGGATAGGCGTCGCCGGCGCGGAAGTGCGGCCAGTCGGGGCGCATGAAGATGTGGACGTAGACGGTGCCGCCGTCGTCGGTCAGTGCCACGCGATCGAGCGCGCGATCGGCCAGGTCGGCGCGGCCTGCGCCGGCCAGGCGACGGCGCAGCTCGCGCTCGATGCCGCGCAGCGAAACCGGCATGGTTCCTTGCCTCGTCACCCCAGACATCAGCGGCCCTCATTCTACGCAGTACGTGCTGCGCAGTACCTACCGGTGCGCAGTTGGCGCCTCGGCGCCGATTGTGCGGAAACGCACAGGGGTTGGACGCATGGGCGGCGTGTGCTACGCTCGTTCGGGAAACGGGTTCCGGCTTCGCGCCGCGCGACGCGCCCAATCGCGCCACGTCCGCCGCCCACTCGATGACCACACGACCCACAACCGATCGAGGAGGCCGTCGAGTGACGACGTACACCGACAAGAACTTGACCTGCGTCGAGTGCAAGACCACGTTTGTCTTCAGCGCCCGCGACCAGGAGTTCCACGCTTCGAAGGGCTTCAGCAACGAGCCCAAGCGCTGCCCATCCTGCCGTGCGGCGCGGCGCGTGCAGCGCGGCGAATCGGTCCCGGCCGGCGCCGGCGCCCGCTCCGGCAGCCCCACCTACGCCGGGCCGCGGGCACAGGGCGGTTCTGGCCGTGGCCACGTGAACAACCGCTCGGGCCGGCCGCGCGGCCGGCGCGACGACTACGACCGCGGCGGACGCGGCGACGGTGACGGCAGCGTCGCCGCCCGCTCGTTCGATGGCGGCGGCGCCTCCGGCAGCTACACCGCCAACTGCATGGCCTGCGGCACCGAAACCGACGCCCCGGCCAACGGCAGCAGCGTGGTCTTCTGCCCCAGCTGCGTTGAGAAGATGTCCGCCATCGCCCGCTCCTGAGCCGGGCGAGCGCCACAGACATGCCGGTTTACGAGTACCGCTGCACCGCCTGCGCCCATCGCTTCAGCCAGTTTGCGCGGCGCGTCGCGCAGGACGGTGAGCCGCTGCCGCGCTGCCCGCAGTGCGGCGCCGAAACCGAGCGCCTGCTCTCCTCTTTCGCCTACCACCGCTCGCTCAAGATGCAGCTTGAGCAGCTCGATCCGCGCATCGAGAAAGAGCTCGACGCGGTCGACAACGTCAAGGGCGACGATCCGCTGGACCGGCTCAACATGGCCTTCCCCCCCGGCGCGGCGGAGTAGCCGCCGTGGCCACACCAACCGCCGAGCCGGCCGCCGAGGTTCGTGCCGCTTCGATCCTGCTGGTCGAGGACGAAACCACCTTTGCGCGCGCCGTGCGCCTGGCGCTGCAACGAGAAGGCTTCCTGGTGCACTGGGCGCCCGATGGCCGCGGCGCCCTCGACGTGTTTCGCGGGGAGGATGTCGACCTCGTCCTGCTGGACATCATGCTGCCGGGCATGAGCGGGCTGGAGATCTGCCGCGCGATTCGCCAGGTCTCTTCGCTGCCGATCATCATGATCACCGCCAGGGGCAGCGAGGCCGACACGGTGCGCGGGCTCGAGCTCGGCGCCGACGACTACCTGCCCAAGCCGTTCGGCATGCGCGAGCTGGTGGCGCGCGTGCGGGCGCTGCTGCGCCGCGCCGGGCCGGAAACCAGCAGCAACGCCGACCGTCCCATCCAGGTCGGCCCGCTTGAGATCTTCCCGCGGCGGCGCCAGGTGCTGCGCCGGGGCGCGCCGGTCGAACTGCGCCGCCGCGAATTCGACCTGCTGCTCTTTCTCGCCCGCAATGCTGGCCAGGTGTTCACCCGCGATCTGTTGCTCGAACGGGTCTGGGGTCACGATTTCGAGGGCGAGCCGCGCACCGTGGACGTGCATATGCGCATGCTGCGGGAAAAGCTGGAGGACGACCCCGCCAACCCGGTGCTGCTGCACACCGTGCGCCAGGTCGGCTACTGCCTGCGTGCCTGAGCCGCGGGCGCCGCAGCTGGGAAGCGCCGCTCTGCCTGCCACGCGATGCCTGAACAGGAGGCCTCCCCGTTCGCTGCCCCGGCAGCGCCTGGCCGGCCGGCCCTCTCCCGGCGCGGGCTTCGGCGTTGAGCCGCGCTGCCTCGGTGGTGTTCACAGGCGACAGCACGGAGCGTACCATGCAGCGGAACGTGCCCGGTCCGCAGCGCCGGCGTTCGGCGCAGCGCGACATTCGTTCGCGGATCTGCCCCGTCAGCGGTTGCCGCCTGGTCCGTGTGCGGCTGCGCGGCGCCGCACGCGGCAGAACGGACGACGCGCGGGAAGGATGATCGAGCGCGATGGTGCGAACCGTCTTCGAGCGCGAGCTGCAGCGCATCCAGGACGAACTCCTGGTGCTCGGCAGCATGACCGAGAAGGCGATTGCGGGCGCGATCGACGCCTTGCTGCGCCGCGACGTCGAGCTCGCCCGGCGGGTGATCGAGGACGATTCGCGCATCAATCACCAGCGCTTCGCCATCGAAGAGCAATGCATCCAGGTGATGGCGACGCAGCAGCCGCTGGCAACCGATCTCCGGGTGATCGTCGCCGTGCTGAACATCATCTCCGACCTGGAGCGCATGGCCGACCACGCGGAGGGGATCGGCCGCATTTGCCTGCTGATGGTGGGTGAGGCATACGGCCAGGACTTCGGGCACATTCCCGAGATGGCGACCAAGGCGCGCGGCATGCTGCACGACAGCCTGACCGCCTTCATCGAGCACGACGTGGACGCGGCGCTCGCCGTCTGCATGCGCGACGACGAAGTGGACGCCCTCTACGACACCGTGTACGCCGTCACCATCAACCAGATGATTCGCGAGCCGGCGGCGATTACGCCGCTCACCTATCACCTGTGGACCGCGCACAACCTGGAGCGCATCGCCGACCGAGCGACGAACATCGCCGAGCGCGTCGTCTTCCTCGTTACCGGCCGCATGGACGAGCTCAACGTCTCTCGCTACTGAGGCGCGGGCCGCGAGCGCCTTCACGCGCCCGGATTGTGGTCGTCGGGGTGGTCATCCGGCGTGCGCGTCGGCGAAGGCTGGCCGGCCGCGGACGGCGCCGCAGGCATCTCCGGCCCGGGCGAGAGCCGTTCCGTCGGCGTCTCGCCGTACGGCAGGCCGTCGGGGCCGCGCGGCGGCGCCCCCACCGGCGGGCGCGCGTGCACCGTGGATTCGCCGGCAAGGCGGAAGCCGGTCAGGAGCAAGGCGAAGGCCAGCGCAATCAGCAGGGCCAGCGCGACGCCGCCGAACGCTCTGCGGCCGGCCAGCCAGTCGTAGGCGAGCACGACGACGATCAGCCACTGCGAAAGCAGGGGCAGCCACTCCAACCGGCCGGGACGCAGGGCGATCGCGCCGAAGACGATCGCGAGCAGCAGCGCCTGCGCGCCGAGCAGATGCCGTCCCGCCTGGTCGCCGAGCCCGCCCGCCAGCGCTCGGGCGAAGCTGCCGCGCGAGAAGAGCAGGGCCAGCGCACAGAGGCCCGTCCAGGCGGTCAGCGCCCAGTAGAGGATGGTGTGCGGGCGCGGCCGGCCCGGTCCCGGAGTCCAGGCGGGCGGGTGGTTCGGGGATGGCTCCTCGCCGCCGAACCAGCGGCCGATCCACTCGCGCACGTCCATCATCGTCCCGCACTCCCCGCTGACTGGCAGCAGGCGCCCTTTCGCCTGCTCAGTAGCGATCGATCTCGTGCAGGCGCGCGTCGCTGATGCCGAAGTGATGGGCGATCTCGTGCAGCACGGTCTGGCGGATGCGGGCGGTGAGATCATCCTCATTGCGCGCAAGGCGCTCCAGCGGCTCTTGATAAATGAAGATCCGGTCAGGCATGGCAAAGGAGTAGGCGCTGCCGCGGCGGGTGAGGTCGGTCCCGACGTACAGGCCGAGCAGCGTGTGGCCGGCAGGCACGCGCCCGGCGCTCAGCTGCCCCGGCGAAGGCCGCGTCTTCACCACGATATCGACGTTCTCCAGCCGCTGCGCCAGCTCCGAGGGGATGCTGCGCATGGCGCGCCGCACCAGGCTCTCGAAGCGTCGCCGGGAGATCGCGCGGCGTTCGTACACGCGGCGGCCTCCTTCCTCCCGGTCCATGGCCGGCGCTCAGCGCTGCCCGGCAGCCTGTGCGCCCACGCCCGCTTCAGCGGGGCAGGCAGAGGCCGCCTCGTCGGGACAGACCGCATGCACGGCCGCGTCGCAGACGGCGCAGCGGCGGAAGGGCATGATCACCAGACAGCCGGCTGCAACCGAGCAGGCATGGCCCGGCCGCGGCGCCGCATGGCGCAGCGCGTAGGGCAAACCGCAGTGCCGGCAGGTGGTCCAGCGCCGGTAGCGCAGCGAGCGGCTAGCTGGCGAAGGCAAGGCTTGGCTCGACATCGAGGGCGAAGTCGCTGCGTTCACCGGTGCGGAAATGAAAGTACCCGCAGGCGGCGACCATCGCCGCATTGTCCGTGCAGTATCTCGGCGGCGGCACGCGCACGGGCACGGGCGCCCGCGCGCTCAGTTCCCGGCGCAGCGCCCCATTTGCGGCCACACCGCCCGCAACGAGGATCTGCCGCACCTCCAGCTCGCGCGCCGCGCGCACCGTCTTCGCGCAGAGCACATCCACAACCGATTCCTGGAAGGCGGCGGCAACTTCCGGCGCCTCCGGGTGCTCCGGCTCGCGCGTCAGGTTGAGCACGGCGGTCTTCAGACCGCTGAAGCTGAAGTTGAAAGTGCCCGGCAGCCAGGCACGTGGCAGCTCCAGCTCGCGCCGCTGCACCGTGGCGGCGATTTTTTCGATCGCCGGGCCGCCGGGAAAGCCCAGGTCGAGCAGGCGGGCCACCTTGTCGAACGCCTCGCCGGCCGCATCGTCCACCGTGCGGCCCAGCCGGCGGTAGCGGCCGTGATCCTCCATCACGATCAGGTCGGTGTGGCCCCCGGAGACGACGAGGCAGAGCGCGGGAAAGGCCGGCGGCTCGGTCGGCGTGTCCGTGTCCAGCCAGTTGGCGTAGATGTGCGACTCGAGATGGTTGAGCCCGACCAGCGGCTTGCGCCGCGCGAAGGCCAGCGCCTTGGCGGCGTTCACGCCGATCAGCAGCGAGCCGGCGAGACCGGGGCCGTGGGTCACGGCCACGCCGTCGATCGCGTCCCAGCCGCAGCCGGCGAGATGCAGGGCCGTCTCGACCACCGGCATGATCGTCTGCAAATGCTGGCGTGAGGCGACCTCCGGCACAACGCCGCCGTAGCGTCGATGCACGTCGATCTGCGTCGCTACCGTGTTAGCGAGGATACGGTGGCTGTCTTCCACGATCGCCGCCGCGGACTCATCGCAGGAGGTTTCGATGCCGAGCACAC harbors:
- the tsaD gene encoding tRNA (adenosine(37)-N6)-threonylcarbamoyltransferase complex transferase subunit TsaD, whose product is MRVLGIETSCDESAAAIVEDSHRILANTVATQIDVHRRYGGVVPEVASRQHLQTIMPVVETALHLAGCGWDAIDGVAVTHGPGLAGSLLIGVNAAKALAFARRKPLVGLNHLESHIYANWLDTDTPTEPPAFPALCLVVSGGHTDLIVMEDHGRYRRLGRTVDDAAGEAFDKVARLLDLGFPGGPAIEKIAATVQRRELELPRAWLPGTFNFSFSGLKTAVLNLTREPEHPEAPEVAAAFQESVVDVLCAKTVRAARELEVRQILVAGGVAANGALRRELSARAPVPVRVPPPRYCTDNAAMVAACGYFHFRTGERSDFALDVEPSLAFAS
- the phoU gene encoding phosphate signaling complex protein PhoU; its protein translation is MVRTVFERELQRIQDELLVLGSMTEKAIAGAIDALLRRDVELARRVIEDDSRINHQRFAIEEQCIQVMATQQPLATDLRVIVAVLNIISDLERMADHAEGIGRICLLMVGEAYGQDFGHIPEMATKARGMLHDSLTAFIEHDVDAALAVCMRDDEVDALYDTVYAVTINQMIREPAAITPLTYHLWTAHNLERIADRATNIAERVVFLVTGRMDELNVSRY
- a CDS encoding zinc ribbon domain-containing protein is translated as MPVYEYRCTACAHRFSQFARRVAQDGEPLPRCPQCGAETERLLSSFAYHRSLKMQLEQLDPRIEKELDAVDNVKGDDPLDRLNMAFPPGAAE
- a CDS encoding zinc-ribbon domain-containing protein; its protein translation is MTTYTDKNLTCVECKTTFVFSARDQEFHASKGFSNEPKRCPSCRAARRVQRGESVPAGAGARSGSPTYAGPRAQGGSGRGHVNNRSGRPRGRRDDYDRGGRGDGDGSVAARSFDGGGASGSYTANCMACGTETDAPANGSSVVFCPSCVEKMSAIARS
- a CDS encoding metallopeptidase family protein produces the protein MYERRAISRRRFESLVRRAMRSIPSELAQRLENVDIVVKTRPSPGQLSAGRVPAGHTLLGLYVGTDLTRRGSAYSFAMPDRIFIYQEPLERLARNEDDLTARIRQTVLHEIAHHFGISDARLHEIDRY
- a CDS encoding AAA family ATPase, whose amino-acid sequence is MALHTGEADLREGDYYGAAVNRCARLRAAGHGGQVLLSAATARLVRETLPPGATLTELGRHRLRDLSEPEQVFQLAAAGLPETFPPLNTLDARPNNLPLALTSFIGREDEVAAVAALLRHAGTRLVTITGVGGAGKTRLALQVAAALLDDFPDGVLFVDLAPLTDPTLVASAIAHVLGISETGARPLAQSLAIALHDRATLLLLDNFEQLMPAAALVAELLAACPRLRLLTTSRAPLRVTGEREYPLAPLPVPEDGRTAPGVAAQNAAVALFVDRARAVLPGFGLTDGNAAAVAAICARLDGLPLAIELAAGRARLLPPEALLARLERRLPLLVGGARDAPLRQQTLRNAIAWSYDLLGPAEQALLRRLAVFVTGFGLEMAEAVCSAEAGAAGEVLEGIATLAEHSLLQPRPAVAGEPRFAMLETIREFALERLAESGEEAAVRERHARALLALAEASEPGMKGAQHGVWQARLTADRDNLRLALGWLRAKGQIEEALNFVGALWLWFHTGATQEDRRQIEELLALPAAAGCGAARARALFTAGRVALQYGLSRTSVARFAGSAARWRELGDSRSRALAQAGQAAALSYSEPAAARLLAEDSVAALRSSGDQFGLGWALDAQVMSVLNGGDPDAAKPLCEEALAIFSELGDPWAPARPLFYLGLIAFAQGDDAEAIALAERSIALERASGARLVLPHGIELAGRAALRRGEVGRAEAALAEALRLRWEDGILWGTAQNLSAFGLSAVARGALPAAVRLFAAASALESASETGLRPAYRADAERALRSAREELGEGGFAQAWREGRALTPAQAVAAALALAAEPVPEEPAAAALAREPAPGAG
- a CDS encoding response regulator transcription factor gives rise to the protein MATPTAEPAAEVRAASILLVEDETTFARAVRLALQREGFLVHWAPDGRGALDVFRGEDVDLVLLDIMLPGMSGLEICRAIRQVSSLPIIMITARGSEADTVRGLELGADDYLPKPFGMRELVARVRALLRRAGPETSSNADRPIQVGPLEIFPRRRQVLRRGAPVELRRREFDLLLFLARNAGQVFTRDLLLERVWGHDFEGEPRTVDVHMRMLREKLEDDPANPVLLHTVRQVGYCLRA